From one Brachypodium distachyon strain Bd21 chromosome 4, Brachypodium_distachyon_v3.0, whole genome shotgun sequence genomic stretch:
- the LOC100835872 gene encoding uncharacterized protein At3g49140, with product MLLAAAAAAAPDHPFFFLSRRLPPPPLSFFAARRAAAGGGSAVSPRAQLRRCRSQTRSHHSSHCRSHSSPSSWCGNVHARRSRHCRVGATTPDELPPGRGGSYHPSEDIAETLQLNDGEPARLTDAESARTIVEVHNKATVMISTLIDDGVHERIILPEFPYLTDENGDIYFEVDNEDTVMESIMGDDKLAHVIIGLDNTEVFADLDLAASSAEFVQEDDEDDDDSDDEESDFEDDFEEEGVFDVDEEDGGDDDDDDEDAPSWSNLETLNSCHPLYFARMIVESANKSSIDWLDRPPASLVVEGQLRPAFAEESTMVSRHLLNGDEPLKDRKESGATFFKVEVLSIELITAYGTEPKVKIEEYRRSRPDIIAHSAPNIISRLRAGGDKITQALKSLCWRCKAIKVEEAAIIGVDCLGFDLRLCSGTQVQTLRFAFPTKATSEFSAEKQIHELLFPRIHQEGQSPQTQQKES from the exons gagccgccgccggcggcggctcggccgTCTCGCCGCGGGCCCAGTTACGCCGGTGTCGCAGTCAGACTCGGAGCCATCACTCCTCCCACTGTCGCTCtcattcttctccttcttcctggTGCGGCAATGTGCACGCACGCCGGAGCCGCCATTGCCG GGTTGGTGCGACGACGCCTGACGAGCTGCCGCCGGGGAGAGGCGGCAGTTACCATCCGTCTGAGGATATCGCGGAGACGCTGCAGCTGAACGACGGCGAGCCGGCGCGCCTCACCGACGCTGAATCCGCCCGAACAATCGTCGAG GTGCACAACAAGGCGACGGTGATGATATCCACACTCATAGACGACGGTGTGCACGAAAGGATCATCTTGCCAGAATTCCCCTACTTGACCGACGAGAATGGAG ATATTTACTTCGAGGTCGACAACGAAGACACCGTCATGGAAAGCATCATGGGCGACGACAAGCTTGCG CATGTTATCATTGGATTGGATAACACAGAGGTCTTTGCCGACTTGGATCTAGCAGCATCATCAGCTGAATTTGTGCAAGAAGATGACGAGGACGATGACGATTCAGATGATGAGGAAAGCGACTTTGAAGATGACTTTGAAGAG GAGGGTGTGTTTGAtgttgatgaagaagatggcggtgacgacgatgacgacgatgaagaTGCGCCTAGCTGGTCCAACCTTGAAACCTTGAATTCGTGCCATCCACTGTACTTTGCAAGGATGATCGTAGAG AGTGCGAATAAATCTAGTATAGATTGGTTGGACCGGCCACCTGCTAGCCTTGTTGTTGAGGGTCAGCTGAGACCTGCCTTTGCTGAAGAGAGCACCATGGTTTCCAGGCATTTATTGAATG GTGATGAACCACTGAAAGATAGAAAGGAGAGTGGGGCTACATTTTTCAAGGTCGAAGTTCTGAGCATTGAGCTCATCACTGCATATGGAACTGAG CCAAAGGTAAAGATAGAAGAATACCGGAGATCTAGGCCGGACATCATCGCACATTCGGCACCAAACATAATATCGCGCTTGAGAGCTGGTGGAGACAAGATAACACAAGCTCTGAAATCACTCTGTTGGAGGTGCAAGGCCATTAAAGTAGAG GAAGCAGCAATTATCGGCGTGGACTGCCTCGGGTTTGACTTGAGACTATGCTCAGGAACACAAGTGCAGACACTGAGATTTGCTTTCCCTACAAAG GCTACTTCAGAGTTCAGCGCAGAGAAGCAAATACATGAACTTCTCTTTCCTAGGATACATCAAGAAGGGCAGTCACCACAAACCCAGCAGAAAGAGTCTTGA